Below is a window of Tolypothrix bouteillei VB521301 DNA.
GATAGCGACTGCTCCCAAAAAGGTTTACCCCACTCCATCAAAGTGTCTCCACCCCAAATGTCATTTACGAGAATATCGAGTTGTCCTTGCTCGCTCTTAATCTGCTCGAATAAAGATTTTACTTGCTCCTCAACGGTATGATCGACTTGTACGGGGATACCCACACCACCCCAAGCGTTAACCATCTCTGCTGTTTCTTCAATTGTTTCAGGACGATTGCCAGTTGCGGGTTTGCCCCGAACGCTGCGTCCCGTGCAGTAGACTGTTGCTCCCGCTTCACCCAGCATGCAAGCTATTCCACGTCCCGCTCCACGAGTTGCTCCCGTCACAACTGCTATCTTACCTTTTAAAGGTTGCATTCTGCCCTCCAGTAATAGTCTTTGAGAGATAGCTGTTTTTTAAGCTAACAGTTGCTCCTTGATAGTAAATAGTCTAGCCTAAGTGTAAATAATATTCATTTAAAAATAATTTTATTAGGAATTTTTACATATGACTATATTGTCTGATATCAGTGATGACTTGAAAAACCCGTTTATCCTTTTATCTTTAGGTTTTGGCTTTGTCTGCTTAGTTTCAAGAATTTGGAACGACCCCTATACCCTCTTGCATCATGTAGTATCATTTGGTCAATTGAATATAGTGAAAATCTTACTTAAATGGGGCATTAGTGCTGATGTCAAAAAACATAAAAGTATGGCTCCACTTTGCGTTGCTGCAAAGTATGGATACAGAGATATCGCTCTCATACTGATTGAGAATGGGGCAGATATCAACGAAGGATTATATGAGGAAAGCGGATGGAATCCATTGATTGAAGCTGCAATATATAACAATGAAGAAATGATTGAAATTTTAACAGCAATTGGAGCCAAAAAAAGTCCACATTTTGCTGCAATTAGAGGCGATATAAACTTAACCAGACCTGGTAAGCTAAACTTTTTTGAACTAATTAAAATGTTTTCAATTTTATATACTGTTCGACATACTGCGGATTCTGAAAGTCCCCAATCTAATCCAATATGATAATAAGTACGGTATTCTCTCCAATATTGAATTACCATTAAAACTTGGTCTTCAATAATTAATTTAGGACGACGACCAGATTTCTTTTTCTTTTTTTCATCAGCTTTAACTACATCAACCATAGAATCAAAGGTTTTACGGCTTACACCAGTCATGCGCTTAAATTTTTTTGCAGTAAGCTGCTTGGCTTTCTCTATTTTCACGGCTCCTCAAAGTCCCAATTACAAATTGCAAAGCCCTTAACTATACTACAAAACACTTTTGCAAGAGTCCTTAACTGTTAACTGGGCTGTTGAAGCCGTTGCTCGTCTTGGCACCCTCTGATTTTGGCTAAGGTATTGTTATGAAAATTAGTGTATAGTTTGAGGTAAGCCAGATCATATTCACCAGAGAAGCTTTATGATTGCTCTACCTGGTATCGCCATCCAAGACAAGATATACGAAAGCTCTAATTCTCTAGTGTATCGAGGCATGAAAGACGATGGAGTAGCGATCGTCGTAAAAATGCTCAAGCAGGATTATCCCTCACCTCAAGAACTAATCCGCTACAGACAGGAATATAGAATTACCAGTTCCCTCAACTTGGAAGGAGTTATCAAGGCATACAGCCAGCAAAACTATCAACGCACTCTGGTGATGATTTTAGAAGATTTTGGGGGAGAGTCATTAGAGCAATGGATGCACAAGCGCCCAGATATTTTCTGCCCGATGCCTTTATCAACTTTTCTTGGTCTGGCGATCGCCCTCACCGATATTTTAGGCAAAATCCATGCTGCCAATGTCATTCATAAAGATATCAACCCTGGAAACATAGTCCTAAATCTGGATACTGGCGTTGTCAAAATTATTGATTTTGGGATTGCCACCCAATTTAACTGCACGAATCCGACTTTCAA
It encodes the following:
- a CDS encoding ankyrin repeat domain-containing protein, with translation MTILSDISDDLKNPFILLSLGFGFVCLVSRIWNDPYTLLHHVVSFGQLNIVKILLKWGISADVKKHKSMAPLCVAAKYGYRDIALILIENGADINEGLYEESGWNPLIEAAIYNNEEMIEILTAIGAKKSPHFAAIRGDINLTRPGKLNFFELIKMFSILYTVRHTADSESPQSNPI